One Pyrofollis japonicus DNA window includes the following coding sequences:
- a CDS encoding integrase codes for MGEFSGDDNWFKGVNVGALSDSARRAILEKIRDKLGFNEAAKTLGVAKSSLYRYVSGQRRVPDEVVARALRHLSRAEFEEIVRGEEKLRALGLVTGDGVPDYSAVLELLALATRDEYIKNAILRFTVENFREDLKKMLGISYAGVKLEWSEGFENFLMERKKRTKVRDPETIKYYRNLFRKHLEGRELSEQLIEWVARHPNGWLRNIFRHYIQYLYFRRRISGETMAWIMEVVPSRSYKLRVKAYRIDLDQFRKTMDYLRSRHELYYLYYLLMYYSGIRLEHVVKLVGAWSPDEEVHVEMLDDYSPRLVCFKSFCRYYMGLRESNKLCEWVYFPRDLLPLLEKHGGTKRDRSKVSDYARKHNLLRPKYLRKLNWRVLEKTVNKESAAKFIQSRLGEIGEISKAVYSDLLSDADYWYPRVMEVLRRGLEDIDYLKTVLKRGVPKPATA; via the coding sequence TTGGGTGAATTCTCAGGGGACGATAACTGGTTCAAAGGGGTTAATGTGGGCGCACTGAGTGATTCGGCTCGGAGGGCGATACTGGAGAAAATTAGGGATAAGCTTGGCTTCAACGAGGCGGCGAAGACGCTTGGCGTGGCGAAATCCAGTCTATACAGGTATGTTAGTGGTCAGCGCAGGGTCCCGGACGAGGTTGTGGCGAGGGCTCTGAGGCACCTATCTAGGGCGGAGTTCGAGGAGATAGTGCGGGGGGAGGAGAAGCTCCGCGCGCTGGGACTGGTAACGGGGGACGGCGTACCCGATTACAGCGCTGTGCTGGAGCTACTAGCGCTCGCGACTAGAGACGAGTACATCAAGAATGCTATACTGCGTTTCACCGTTGAGAACTTCCGCGAAGACCTCAAGAAGATGCTCGGCATATCATACGCTGGGGTCAAGCTTGAGTGGAGCGAGGGCTTCGAAAACTTCCTAATGGAGCGCAAGAAGCGCACAAAGGTCAGGGACCCGGAGACAATAAAGTACTACCGGAACCTCTTCAGGAAGCACCTAGAGGGCAGGGAGCTGAGCGAGCAACTAATCGAGTGGGTGGCGAGGCACCCTAACGGCTGGTTGCGCAACATCTTCAGACACTACATACAGTACCTATACTTCAGAAGGAGGATAAGCGGCGAGACAATGGCCTGGATAATGGAGGTGGTGCCCTCGCGCAGCTACAAACTACGGGTCAAGGCGTACAGGATCGACCTAGACCAGTTCAGGAAGACCATGGATTATCTAAGGAGCAGGCACGAGCTCTACTACTTGTATTACCTATTAATGTACTATAGCGGTATACGGCTGGAGCACGTAGTCAAGCTTGTTGGGGCTTGGAGCCCGGACGAGGAAGTACACGTTGAGATGCTGGACGACTACAGCCCACGCCTCGTGTGCTTCAAGAGCTTTTGCAGATACTATATGGGGCTTAGGGAGAGCAACAAGTTGTGTGAATGGGTATACTTTCCCCGCGACCTGCTACCGCTACTAGAGAAGCACGGCGGCACTAAGAGGGATAGGAGCAAGGTGAGCGACTACGCTAGGAAGCACAACCTGTTGCGGCCAAAGTATCTCCGGAAGCTGAACTGGAGAGTACTTGAGAAAACAGTGAATAAGGAGTCAGCGGCGAAGTTCATCCAGTCAAGGCTGGGGGAGATAGGTGAGATAAGCAAGGCGGTGTACTCAGACCTCTTATCGGATGCAGACTACTGGTATCCCAGGGTAATGGAGGTTCTGAGAAGAGGACTCGAGGACATTGATTACCTAAAAACGGTACTTAAGCGAGGGGTGCCAAAACCGGCCACAGCCTAG
- the rpsJ gene encoding 30S ribosomal protein S10, with protein MVQRAEIRLWSTNVDNLNMVVDQIKKIAQKAGVRMRGPIPLPTKRLIVPTLRLPHGEGSKKWDKWELRIHKRLVIVDADERVMRQIMRVRVPEDVYIEIRLR; from the coding sequence ATGGTCCAGCGTGCAGAGATAAGGCTCTGGAGCACTAATGTGGATAACCTAAACATGGTTGTTGACCAAATAAAGAAGATAGCACAAAAGGCTGGAGTAAGAATGCGTGGTCCAATACCGCTTCCAACGAAAAGGTTAATTGTACCAACGCTTCGTCTGCCTCATGGTGAGGGCTCGAAAAAGTGGGATAAATGGGAGCTACGGATTCACAAGCGCCTCGTAATAGTTGATGCAGACGAACGCGTAATGAGGCAAATAATGAGAGTAAGAGTTCCCGAGGACGTATACATAGAGATAAGACTCCGCTAA